The following are encoded together in the Cytobacillus luteolus genome:
- the acpS gene encoding holo-ACP synthase — protein sequence MIKGIGIDICELKRIESVLRKQPKFVDRVLTEQEKIYFEELTEKRKVEFLAGRFAAKEAFSKAKGTGIGSDLSFLDIEIHKDNKGKPFIHKPQTKGEVAHLSISHSKDYAVAQVIIESSSS from the coding sequence GTGATAAAGGGAATAGGGATAGATATTTGTGAGCTAAAAAGAATTGAGAGTGTTTTACGGAAGCAGCCTAAGTTTGTTGACAGAGTTTTAACTGAGCAGGAAAAAATATACTTTGAAGAGCTGACTGAGAAGAGAAAAGTGGAGTTTTTAGCAGGTCGGTTTGCTGCAAAGGAAGCTTTTTCAAAAGCAAAAGGAACTGGAATTGGTTCGGATTTAAGTTTTTTAGATATTGAAATACATAAAGATAATAAAGGTAAACCCTTTATACACAAGCCTCAAACCAAGGGAGAAGTAGCTCATCTTTCAATTTCACATAGTAAGGATTATGCGGTTGCTCAAGTAATTATTGAAAGCTCGTCAAGCTAG
- a CDS encoding LolA family protein, whose translation MKKKWLGLLFGLIVVFALAGCGEKSQEDVVGALNEKVGKLSGYKADAKMTLQTGSEPQEYDVQIWYKQPHYYRVNLKNAQKEQSQMILRNDEGVFVLTPALNKSFRFQSDWPKNSSQAYLYESLVKDILDDPDAKFTATKEHYVFETKTNYKNNKMLPKQEITLNKKDLAPIMVKVMDPDQNALLTVEFSNVEFDASFDGDAFDMEKNMTGAQLEVPVMAGVSESPLAVMYPEVMPGAELVEEKEVKTESGTRVVMTFAGDKSFTLIQERSQVSPAGTTTSMSGEPVDLGFTVGALTENSISWTFQGVDFMLASEDLTQEEMISVARSVQGQAIK comes from the coding sequence ATGAAGAAAAAATGGTTAGGTTTATTATTTGGGCTTATCGTTGTATTTGCTCTTGCTGGTTGTGGGGAAAAATCACAAGAGGATGTGGTTGGTGCACTGAATGAAAAGGTAGGAAAGCTTTCTGGGTATAAGGCAGATGCCAAAATGACACTTCAAACAGGAAGTGAGCCACAGGAATATGATGTGCAAATTTGGTATAAACAACCGCACTATTACCGTGTTAATTTAAAAAATGCCCAAAAAGAACAAAGTCAAATGATTTTAAGAAACGATGAAGGTGTATTTGTTTTAACTCCAGCATTAAACAAAAGCTTCCGTTTCCAAAGTGATTGGCCTAAAAACAGCAGTCAAGCATACCTTTATGAGTCACTTGTAAAAGATATCCTAGATGATCCAGATGCTAAGTTTACAGCAACAAAAGAGCATTATGTATTTGAAACAAAAACAAACTACAAAAACAATAAGATGTTACCTAAGCAAGAAATTACATTAAATAAAAAAGATTTAGCTCCAATTATGGTTAAGGTAATGGACCCTGACCAAAATGCTTTACTAACAGTAGAGTTTTCGAATGTAGAATTTGATGCAAGCTTTGATGGTGATGCATTTGATATGGAGAAAAATATGACGGGTGCTCAGCTGGAAGTGCCAGTTATGGCTGGGGTAAGCGAATCTCCACTTGCAGTGATGTACCCTGAAGTAATGCCGGGTGCAGAATTAGTAGAGGAAAAAGAAGTGAAGACTGAAAGTGGTACTCGCGTAGTTATGACATTTGCAGGAGATAAATCATTCACTTTAATTCAAGAAAGATCACAGGTTTCTCCAGCTGGAACGACAACTTCAATGAGTGGCGAGCCGGTTGACCTAGGATTCACAGTAGGTGCTCTAACAGAAAATTCAATTTCATGGACATTCCAAGGCGTTGACTTTATGTTAGCATCAGAAGATTTAACACAAGAAGAAATGATTTCAGTTGCACGATCTGTTCAAGGTCAAGCAATCAAATAA